In Halorubellus sp. JP-L1, one DNA window encodes the following:
- a CDS encoding HalOD1 output domain-containing protein, with amino-acid sequence MLSGPTEQVLHRRLDLDGPEPAIQVAEHVADIADEDVDDLSSTWETFGDVIADLFEDPPAPDAQVQVTFTYEGYRITVEQDGHATFVPIHDPPT; translated from the coding sequence ATGCTATCCGGACCCACCGAGCAGGTACTCCACAGACGTCTGGACCTCGACGGCCCCGAACCAGCGATCCAGGTCGCCGAGCACGTCGCGGACATCGCCGACGAGGACGTCGACGACCTCTCGAGCACGTGGGAGACGTTCGGGGACGTCATCGCCGACCTCTTCGAGGACCCGCCCGCGCCCGACGCACAGGTACAGGTGACGTTCACGTACGAAGGCTACCGCATCACGGTCGAACAAGACGGCCACGCGACGTTCGTTCCCATCCACGACCCACCGACGTGA
- the dnaG gene encoding DNA primase DnaG encodes MEDTAKYLIHATFTADGVVERSDVVGAIFGQTEGLLGEELDLRELQQSSKVGRIDVEADVTRGQTEGTITIASGLDRVATATLAASLETLTRIGPCQARCEVADIEDVRAAKRRRVVERAKELLNSAFDDSVMSSDEILREVREHVRVEDVTEYDGLPAGPRVADSDAIIVVEGRSDVLQLLKYGIKNAVAVEGTNVPDVIAELTAERTVTAFLDGDRGGDLILRELADVGDVDYVALAPADKSVEDLSHHDVFDALREKVPYETVAGANDPREAVAATDGSATPAPADGDGSGSPTDASGAETAATPDDGTRNPDGPSTTPDATDGASSAMTDDAEAASDAAPASDVEAASDGESASVEEPSAPEASQSAPTSLREHVAAVVDEGTGEVRLLDDEYETLGSASAADAFELLRDAAVDPHAVVLDGELTQKVLDVASQRGVDHVVADSFGDFVKRPTSVRIRTAADLTV; translated from the coding sequence ATGGAAGACACAGCAAAGTACCTGATTCACGCGACGTTCACAGCGGATGGGGTCGTCGAGCGGAGCGACGTCGTCGGCGCGATCTTCGGACAGACCGAGGGGTTGCTCGGCGAGGAGCTCGACCTCAGGGAGTTACAGCAGTCCTCGAAGGTCGGTCGCATCGACGTCGAGGCCGACGTCACGCGCGGCCAGACGGAGGGGACGATAACGATCGCGAGCGGTCTGGACAGGGTCGCGACCGCGACGCTCGCGGCGAGCCTGGAGACGCTCACGCGGATCGGGCCGTGCCAGGCGCGCTGCGAGGTGGCGGACATCGAGGACGTTCGGGCGGCCAAGCGCCGTCGCGTCGTCGAGCGCGCGAAGGAGCTCCTGAACTCGGCGTTCGACGATTCGGTGATGTCGAGCGACGAGATCCTCCGGGAAGTCCGCGAGCACGTGCGCGTCGAGGACGTCACGGAGTACGACGGCCTCCCGGCGGGTCCGCGGGTCGCGGACAGCGACGCGATCATCGTCGTCGAGGGTCGCTCTGACGTCCTCCAGCTGTTGAAGTACGGCATCAAGAACGCGGTGGCGGTCGAGGGAACGAACGTCCCGGACGTGATCGCGGAGTTGACCGCGGAGCGGACGGTGACGGCGTTCCTCGACGGCGACCGCGGCGGGGACCTCATCCTCCGGGAGCTCGCGGACGTCGGGGACGTGGACTACGTCGCGCTCGCGCCCGCGGACAAGTCGGTCGAGGACCTCTCGCATCACGACGTGTTCGACGCGCTCCGCGAGAAGGTGCCCTACGAGACGGTGGCGGGCGCGAACGACCCGCGCGAGGCGGTCGCGGCGACGGACGGGAGCGCGACGCCGGCACCGGCGGACGGCGACGGGTCGGGGTCGCCGACGGACGCCTCGGGTGCGGAGACAGCGGCGACGCCGGACGACGGGACGCGGAACCCCGACGGCCCGAGTACGACGCCGGACGCGACGGACGGTGCCTCGTCGGCGATGACTGACGACGCCGAGGCGGCGTCGGACGCAGCGCCAGCCTCAGACGTCGAGGCTGCGTCCGACGGTGAGTCGGCGTCGGTCGAGGAGCCGTCGGCGCCGGAGGCGTCGCAGAGCGCGCCGACGTCGCTCCGCGAGCACGTCGCGGCGGTCGTCGACGAGGGCACCGGCGAGGTCCGGTTGCTCGACGACGAGTACGAGACGCTCGGGAGCGCGAGCGCCGCGGACGCGTTCGAGTTGCTACGGGACGCCGCCGTCGACCCGCACGCCGTCGTCCTCGACGGCGAACTCACGCAGAAGGTACTGGACGTCGCGTCCCAGCGCGGCGTCGACCACGTCGTCGCCGACTCCTTCGGAGACTTCGTGAAGCGCCCGACGAGCGTCCGGATCCGGACCGCCGCCGACCTCACGGTCTGA